A genomic stretch from Cervus canadensis isolate Bull #8, Minnesota chromosome 27, ASM1932006v1, whole genome shotgun sequence includes:
- the LOC122428617 gene encoding centrin-1-like, with protein sequence MASGFKKPTVTSISQKRKVGPKPELTEEQKQEVREAFDLFDADGSGTIDVKELKVAMRALGFEPRKEEMKRMIADVDKEGTGKISFNDFLAVMTQKMAEKDTKEEILKAFRLFDNDETGKISFKNLKRVAKELGENLTDEELQEMIDEADRDGDGEVNEDEFLRIMKKTSLY encoded by the coding sequence ATGGCTTCCGGCTTCAAGAAGCCCACCGTGACCTCCATCAGCCAGAAAAGAAAGGTGGGGCCTAAGCCCGAACTCACTGAAGAGCAAAAGCAAGAAGTTCGCGAAGCGTTCGACCTCTTCGATGCCGACGGCAGCGGCACCATCGACGTGAAGGAACTCAAGGTGGCCATGAGGGCGCTGGGCTTTGAACCCAGGAAGGAGGAGATGAAGAGGATGATCGCCGACGTGGACAAAGAAGGCACGGGGAAGATCAGCTTCAACGACTTCTTGGCCGTGATGACTCAGAAGATGGCTGAGAAAGACACCAAGGAAGAAATCCTGAAGGCGTTCAGGCTCTTTGATAATGACGAGACCGGGAAGATCTCTTTCAAAAACCTAAAACGTGTGGCCAAAGAATTGGGAGAAAACCTCACCGATGAAGAGCTCCAGGAAATGATTGACGAAGCCGACCGAGATGGAGACGGCGAAGTGAACGAGGATGAGTTTCTTCGCATCATGAAAAAGACCAGCCTCTATTGA